In Coturnix japonica isolate 7356 chromosome 9, Coturnix japonica 2.1, whole genome shotgun sequence, a single window of DNA contains:
- the IGF2BP2 gene encoding insulin-like growth factor 2 mRNA-binding protein 2 isoform X4, whose amino-acid sequence MKRRRMNKLYIGNLSPAATADDLRQLFGDRKLPLAGQVLLKSGYAFVDYPDQNWAIRAIETLSGKAELHGKVLEVDYSVPKKLRSRKIQIRNIPPHLQWEVLDGLLAQYGTVENVEQVNTDTETAVVNVTYATKEEAKVAIEKLSGHQLESYSFKVSYIPDEEVSSPPPPQRSRRGGHAAREQGSSPGGSSQPKQLDFPLRMLVPTQFVGAIIGKEGLTIKNLTKQTQSKVDIHRKENAGAAEKPITIHATPEGCSEACRMILDIMQKEADETKSAEEIPLKILAHNSLVGRLIGKEGRNLKKIEQDTGTKITISPLQDLTIYNPERTITVKGSTEACSNAEVEIMKKLREAYENDIVAVSQQANLIPGLNLSALGIFSTGLSMLPSSGGARGAAAAAPYHPFASSSAYLSGLYGASPVGAFPHQHPQLPEQEVVNLFIPTQAVGAIIGKKGQHIKQLARFAGASIKIAPAEGPDATERMVIITGPPEAQFKAQGRIFGKLKEENFFNPKEEVKLEAHIKVPSFAAGRVIGKGGKTVNELQNLTSAEVIVPRDQTPDENEEVIVKIIGHFFASQTAQRKIREIVQQVKQQEQKHAQGAPASQHSK is encoded by the exons ATGAAGCGCCGGAGGATGAACAAGCTCTACATCGGCAACCTCAGCCCCGCCGCCACCGCCGACGACCTCCGGCAGCTCTTCGGCGACAGGAAGCTGCCCCTGGCCGGCCAGGTCCTGCTCAAGTCCGGCTACGCCTTCGTGGATTACCCGGACCAGAACTGGGCCATCCGCGCCATCGAGACCCTCTCGG GTAAAGCGGAGCTGCACGGCAAAGTGCTGGAGGTGGATTACTCCGTGCCCAAAAAGCTCAG GAGCAGAAAGATCCAGATCCGAAACATCCCCCCGCACCTGCAGTGGGAG GTGCTGGATGGTCTCTTGGCTCAGTACGGGACAGTGGAGAATGTAGAGCAAG TtaacacagacacagaaacTGCAGTAGTCAACGTCACATATGCAAcgaaagaagaagcaaaagt AGCAATTGAGAAACTCAGCGGCCATCAGCTTGAGAGCTATTCCTTCAAGGTTTCCTACATCCCGGATGAAGAGGTGAGCTCCCCTCCGCCCCCACAGCGATCCCGCCGCGGGGGCCACGCTGCCAGGGAGCAGGGCTCCTCCCCGGGGGGCTCCTCGCAGCCCAAACAGCTCGATTTCCCACTGCGGATGCTGGTGCCCACGCAGTTTGTTGGTGCGATCATAGGAAAGGAGGGCTTGACCATAAAGAACCTAACTAAGCAAACCCAGTCCAA GGTTGACATCCATCGGAAGGAGAATGCTGGCGCTGCCGAGAAGCCCATCACCATCCATGCCACACCAGAGGGCTGCTCCGAGGCGTGCCGCATGATTCTTGATATCATGCAGAAGGAAGCTGATGAAACCAAATC AGCAGAAGAGATCCCCTTGAAAATCCTAGCACATAACAGCCTGGTGGGGAGGCTGATTGGCAAGGAGGGCCGCAACCTCAAAAAGATCGAGCAGGACACCGGCACGAAGATCACCATCTCACC TTTGCAGGATTTAACTATTTATAACCCTGAGAGGACCATCACAGTGAAGGGCAGCACAGAGGCGTGCTCCAATGCTGAAGTGGAGATCATGAAGAAGCTGCGAGAAGCCTATGAGAATGACATTGTGGCCGTCAGT CAGCAGGCCAATCTGATCCCAGGACTGAACCTTAGCGCTTTGGGGATCTTCTCAACAGGGCTGTCCATGCTCCCATCCTCAGGAGGGGCTCGAGGTGCTGCCGCGGCCGCCCCTTACCATCCCTTTGCA AGCTCCTCGGCGTACCTCTCAGGGTTATACGGAGCCTCCCCAGTTGGCGCCTTCCCACATCAGCACCCC cagctcccggAGCAGGAGGTTGTGAACTTGTTCATCCCGACGCAGGCAGTGGGGGCCATCATTGGGAAGAAGGGGCAGCACATCAAGCAGCTGGCGCGCTTCGCAGGGGCTTCCATCAAG ATCGCCCCAGCAGAAGGTCCTGATGCCACTGAGCGGATGGTCATCATCACAGGGCCACCTGAGGCACAGTTCAAg GCCCAGGGGCGAATATTTGGGAAGCTGAAAGAAGAGAACTTCTTCAACCCGAAAGAAGAGGTGAAGCTTGAAGCCCACATCAAGGTGCCTTCGTTTGCTGCTGGCCGTGTGATTGGCAAAGGTGGCAAAACG gtgaaTGAGCTGCAAAACTTAACGAGCGCGGAGGTCATCGTGCCCCGAGACCAAACCCCGGATGAGAACGAGGAGGTCATCGTTAAGATCATCGGGCATTTCTTTGCCAGCCAG ACTGCACAACGCAAGATCAGGGAAATCGTCCAGCAGgtgaagcagcaggagcagaaacaCGCTCAGGGAGCCCCTGCCTCGCAGCACAGCAAGTGA